One segment of Choloepus didactylus isolate mChoDid1 chromosome 15, mChoDid1.pri, whole genome shotgun sequence DNA contains the following:
- the LOC119509979 gene encoding uncharacterized protein LOC119509979 → MGPVTLLGRHPQALQPGLARRPGEPADAPPDHPVLSPCSPQEPLLHPSPGGSLVMPCPAADLSAPHQPGPAASPPSPRANGEQFPLKRVVTGPATKELPFDLWSAGSRDQKALQGQESRRRCRPCTGWSCLPRWGCPLPLQDHSLCRCPALSWQVLEGVNKLRSVAPSILLYRFGGPSIYRGSLWAIPTRGTLCSFLNCPCCNLLLGSPSELRGEGHPSGLLPSAVLQQVQQRQRRQLCARRDGSPFWLLLRSLLCPQTHSPPDLQAKPWGPEHRAGTPPTGPKDFPKGNRSWGATPVPAPALGGWSGRRRPPGFQAEDLGPLIAVCTPPTPGGFPRP, encoded by the exons ATGGGTCCTGTCACCCTGCTGGGCCGCCATCCCCAAGCACTGCAGCCTGGGCTGGCCAGGCGTCCAGGGGAGCCAGCAGACGCTCCACCA GACCATCCTGTGCTGAGCCCCTGTAGCCCGCAGGAGCCCCTCCTACACCCCAGCCCAGGGGGCAGCCTGGTCATGCCCTGCCCAGCTGCAGATCTGAGCGCCCCCCACCAGCCTGGGCCAG CAgcctcccctcccagcccccgCGCTAATGGGGAGCAGTTTCCACTCAAGCGGGTGGTGACAGGACCTGCCACCAAGGAACTGCCCTTTGATCTCTGGTCGGCAGGAAGCAGGGATCAAAAG GCCCTGCAGGGACAGGAGAGCAGGAGGCGGTGCAGGCCCTGTACTGGGTGGAGCTGCCTGCCAA GGTGGGGGTGCCCCCTGCCCTTGCAGGATCACAGCCTTTGCAGATGTCCTGCTCTGAGCTGGCAGGTCCTGGAAGGAGTGAACAAGCTGAGATCAGTGGCCCCCAGCATCCTCCTGTACCGGTTTGGAGGCCCGTCGATTTATCGGGGTTCCCTCTGGGCCATCCCTACCAGAGGGACCCTGTGTAGCTTCCTCAACTGCCCCTGCTGCAACCTCCTTCTG GGCAGCCCCTCCGAGCTCCGAGGTGAAGGGCACCCCAGTGGACTGCTCCCGTCTGCCGTGTTGCAGCAGGTGCAGCAGAGGCAAAGACGTCAG CTCTGCGCAAGGCGTGATGGATCGCCCTTCTGGCTGCTGCTAAGGAGCCTCCTTTGCCCTCAGACTCACAGCCCGCCTGACCTTCAGGCCAAGCCCTGGGGGCCTGAGCACAGAGCCGGGACCCCTCCAACAGGCCCCAAGGACTTTCCAAAGGGGAACAGATCGTGGGGTGCGACACCAGTCCCTGCACCTGCTCTGGGAGGTTGGTCAGGGAGGAGGCGGCCCCCCGGCTTCCAGGCAGAGGACCTGGGGCCCCTGATTGCTGTCtgcaccccacccacccctgggGGCTTCCCAAGGCCCTAG